The following are encoded together in the Drosophila takahashii strain IR98-3 E-12201 chromosome X, DtakHiC1v2, whole genome shotgun sequence genome:
- the up gene encoding troponin T, skeletal muscle isoform X1, translating into MSDDEEYTSSEEEEVVEETREETKPPQTPAEGEGDPEFIKRQDQKRSDLDDQLKEYITEWRKQRSKEEDELKKLKEKQAKRKVTRAEEEQKMAQRKKEEEERRVREAEEKKQREIEEKRMRLEEAEKKRQAMLQAMKDKDKKGPNFTIAKKDAGVLGLSSAAMERNKTKEQLEEEKKISLSFRIKPLAIEGFGESKLREKAQELWELIVKLETEKYDLEERQKRQDYDLKELKERQKQQLRHKALKKGLDPEALTGKYPPKIQVASKYERRVDTRSYDDKKKLFEGGWDAISKDSSEKIWNEKKEQYTGRQKSKLPKWFGERPGKKAGEPETPEGEEDAKADEDIVEDDEEVEEEVVEEEDEEAEEDEEEEEEEEEEEEEEEEEEEEEEEEEEEEEE; encoded by the exons ATGTCCGACGATGAAGAGTACAC CAgctccgaggaggaggaggttgTCGAGGAGACCCGCGAGGAGAC AAAACCACCTCAGACACCAGCCGA AGGAGAGGGCGACCCAGAGTTCATCAAGCGTCAGGACCAGAAGCGCTCCGACCTCGATGATCAGCTGAAAGAATACATCACCGAGTGGCGCAAACAGAGATccaaggaggaggatgagcTGAAGAAGCTGAAGGAGAAGCAGGCCAAGCGCAAGGTCACCCGCGCCGAGGAGGAGCAAAAGATGGCCCAGCgcaagaaggaggaggaggagcgccGTGTCCGCGAGGCCGAGGAGAAGAAGCAGCGCGAGATCGAGGAGAAGCGCATGCGCCTCGAGGAGGCCGAGAAGAAGCGCCAGGCTATGCTGCAGGCCATGAAGGACAAGGACAAGAAGGGCCCCAACTTCACCATTGCCAAGAAGGATGCAGGCGTG ttgGGACTCTCGTCCGCCGCCATGGAACGCAACAAGACTAAGGAACAGTtggaggaggagaagaagaTCTCGCTGTCGTTCCGCATCAAGCCCTTGGCCATCGAAGGATTCGGCGAGTCTAAGCTGCGCGAGAAGGCCCAGGAGCTGTGGGAGCTCATTGTCAAATTGGAAACTGAGAAGTATGACTTGGAAGAAAGGCAGAAACGTCAGGACTACGAT TTGAAAGAGTTGAAGGAAAGACAGAAGCAACAGCTCAGGCACAAAGCCTTGAAGAAGGGTCTCGACCCGGAAGCTTTGACTGGCAAATACCCG CCCAAGATTCAAGTCGCCTCCAAGTATGAGCGACGTGTGGATACCCGCTCATATGACGACAAGAAGAAGCTCTTCGAGGGT GGCTGGGACGCCATCTCCAAGGACTCGAGCGAGAAGATCTGGAACGAGAAGAAGGAGCAATACACCGGCCGTCAAAAAT CCAAACTGCCAAAGTGGTTCGGCGAGCGACCAGGCAAGAAGGCCGGTGAGCCCGAGACACCCGAGGGCGAGGAGGACGCCAAGGCCGATGAGGACATCGTCGAGGATGATGAGGAGGTCGAGGAGGAGGTcgtcgaggaggaggatgaggaggccgaggaggatgaggaggaagaggaggaggaagaggaggaggaagaggaagaggaggaggaagaggaggaggaggaagaagaggaagaggaggaggaggaataG
- the up gene encoding troponin T, skeletal muscle isoform X5 — protein MSDDEEYTSSEEEEVVEETREETKPPQTPAEGEGDPEFIKRQDQKRSDLDDQLKEYITEWRKQRSKEEDELKKLKEKQAKRKVTRAEEEQKMAQRKKEEEERRVREAEEKKQREIEEKRMRLEEAEKKRQAMLQAMKDKDKKGPNFTIAKKDAGLGLSSAAMERNKTKEQLEEEKKISLSFRIKPLAIEGFGESKLREKAQELWELIVKLETEKYDLEERQKRQDYDLKELKERQKQQLRHKALKKGLDPEALTGKYPPKIQVASKYERRVDTRSYDDKKKLFEGGYNTVYAETLEKTWQERQERFTQRTKSKLPKWFGERPGKKAGEPETPEGEEDAKADEDIVEDDEEVEEEVVEEEDEEAEEDEEEEEEEEEEEEEEEEEEEEEEEEEEEEEE, from the exons ATGTCCGACGATGAAGAGTACAC CAgctccgaggaggaggaggttgTCGAGGAGACCCGCGAGGAGAC AAAACCACCTCAGACACCAGCCGA AGGAGAGGGCGACCCAGAGTTCATCAAGCGTCAGGACCAGAAGCGCTCCGACCTCGATGATCAGCTGAAAGAATACATCACCGAGTGGCGCAAACAGAGATccaaggaggaggatgagcTGAAGAAGCTGAAGGAGAAGCAGGCCAAGCGCAAGGTCACCCGCGCCGAGGAGGAGCAAAAGATGGCCCAGCgcaagaaggaggaggaggagcgccGTGTCCGCGAGGCCGAGGAGAAGAAGCAGCGCGAGATCGAGGAGAAGCGCATGCGCCTCGAGGAGGCCGAGAAGAAGCGCCAGGCTATGCTGCAGGCCATGAAGGACAAGGACAAGAAGGGCCCCAACTTCACCATTGCCAAGAAGGATGCAGGC ttgGGACTCTCGTCCGCCGCCATGGAACGCAACAAGACTAAGGAACAGTtggaggaggagaagaagaTCTCGCTGTCGTTCCGCATCAAGCCCTTGGCCATCGAAGGATTCGGCGAGTCTAAGCTGCGCGAGAAGGCCCAGGAGCTGTGGGAGCTCATTGTCAAATTGGAAACTGAGAAGTATGACTTGGAAGAAAGGCAGAAACGTCAGGACTACGAT TTGAAAGAGTTGAAGGAAAGACAGAAGCAACAGCTCAGGCACAAAGCCTTGAAGAAGGGTCTCGACCCGGAAGCTTTGACTGGCAAATACCCG CCCAAGATTCAAGTCGCCTCCAAGTATGAGCGACGTGTGGATACCCGCTCATATGACGACAAGAAGAAGCTCTTCGAGGGT GGCTATAATACGGTCTATGCGGAAACCTTAGAAAAGACCTGGCAAGAAAGACAGGAAAGATTTACTCAGCGCACAAAAT CCAAACTGCCAAAGTGGTTCGGCGAGCGACCAGGCAAGAAGGCCGGTGAGCCCGAGACACCCGAGGGCGAGGAGGACGCCAAGGCCGATGAGGACATCGTCGAGGATGATGAGGAGGTCGAGGAGGAGGTcgtcgaggaggaggatgaggaggccgaggaggatgaggaggaagaggaggaggaagaggaggaggaagaggaagaggaggaggaagaggaggaggaggaagaagaggaagaggaggaggaggaataG
- the up gene encoding troponin T, skeletal muscle isoform X11, with the protein MSDDEEYTGEGDPEFIKRQDQKRSDLDDQLKEYITEWRKQRSKEEDELKKLKEKQAKRKVTRAEEEQKMAQRKKEEEERRVREAEEKKQREIEEKRMRLEEAEKKRQAMLQAMKDKDKKGPNFTIAKKDAGLGLSSAAMERNKTKEQLEEEKKISLSFRIKPLAIEGFGESKLREKAQELWELIVKLETEKYDLEERQKRQDYDLKELKERQKQQLRHKALKKGLDPEALTGKYPPKIQVASKYERRVDTRSYDDKKKLFEGGYNTVYAETLEKTWQERQERFTQRTKSKLPKWFGERPGKKAGEPETPEGEEDAKADEDIVEDDEEVEEEVVEEEDEEAEEDEEEEEEEEEEEEEEEEEEEEEEEEEEEEEE; encoded by the exons ATGTCCGACGATGAAGAGTACAC AGGAGAGGGCGACCCAGAGTTCATCAAGCGTCAGGACCAGAAGCGCTCCGACCTCGATGATCAGCTGAAAGAATACATCACCGAGTGGCGCAAACAGAGATccaaggaggaggatgagcTGAAGAAGCTGAAGGAGAAGCAGGCCAAGCGCAAGGTCACCCGCGCCGAGGAGGAGCAAAAGATGGCCCAGCgcaagaaggaggaggaggagcgccGTGTCCGCGAGGCCGAGGAGAAGAAGCAGCGCGAGATCGAGGAGAAGCGCATGCGCCTCGAGGAGGCCGAGAAGAAGCGCCAGGCTATGCTGCAGGCCATGAAGGACAAGGACAAGAAGGGCCCCAACTTCACCATTGCCAAGAAGGATGCAGGC ttgGGACTCTCGTCCGCCGCCATGGAACGCAACAAGACTAAGGAACAGTtggaggaggagaagaagaTCTCGCTGTCGTTCCGCATCAAGCCCTTGGCCATCGAAGGATTCGGCGAGTCTAAGCTGCGCGAGAAGGCCCAGGAGCTGTGGGAGCTCATTGTCAAATTGGAAACTGAGAAGTATGACTTGGAAGAAAGGCAGAAACGTCAGGACTACGAT TTGAAAGAGTTGAAGGAAAGACAGAAGCAACAGCTCAGGCACAAAGCCTTGAAGAAGGGTCTCGACCCGGAAGCTTTGACTGGCAAATACCCG CCCAAGATTCAAGTCGCCTCCAAGTATGAGCGACGTGTGGATACCCGCTCATATGACGACAAGAAGAAGCTCTTCGAGGGT GGCTATAATACGGTCTATGCGGAAACCTTAGAAAAGACCTGGCAAGAAAGACAGGAAAGATTTACTCAGCGCACAAAAT CCAAACTGCCAAAGTGGTTCGGCGAGCGACCAGGCAAGAAGGCCGGTGAGCCCGAGACACCCGAGGGCGAGGAGGACGCCAAGGCCGATGAGGACATCGTCGAGGATGATGAGGAGGTCGAGGAGGAGGTcgtcgaggaggaggatgaggaggccgaggaggatgaggaggaagaggaggaggaagaggaggaggaagaggaagaggaggaggaagaggaggaggaggaagaagaggaagaggaggaggaggaataG
- the up gene encoding troponin T, skeletal muscle isoform X12 — protein sequence MSDDEEYTSEEEEVVEETREETKPPQTPAEGEGDPEFIKRQDQKRSDLDDQLKEYITEWRKQRSKEEDELKKLKEKQAKRKVTRAEEEQKMAQRKKEEEERRVREAEEKKQREIEEKRMRLEEAEKKRQAMLQAMKDKDKKGPNFTIAKKDAGLGLSSAAMERNKTKEQLEEEKKISLSFRIKPLAIEGFGESKLREKAQELWELIVKLETEKYDLEERQKRQDYDLKELKERQKQQLRHKALKKGLDPEALTGKYPPKIQVASKYERRVDTRSYDDKKKLFEGGWDAISKDSSEKIWNEKKEQYTGRQKSKLPKWFGERPGKKAGEPETPEGEEDAKADEDIVEDDEEVEEEVVEEEDEEAEEDEEEEEEEEEEEEEEEEEEEEEEEEEEEEEE from the exons ATGTCCGACGATGAAGAGTACAC ctccgaggaggaggaggttgTCGAGGAGACCCGCGAGGAGAC AAAACCACCTCAGACACCAGCCGA AGGAGAGGGCGACCCAGAGTTCATCAAGCGTCAGGACCAGAAGCGCTCCGACCTCGATGATCAGCTGAAAGAATACATCACCGAGTGGCGCAAACAGAGATccaaggaggaggatgagcTGAAGAAGCTGAAGGAGAAGCAGGCCAAGCGCAAGGTCACCCGCGCCGAGGAGGAGCAAAAGATGGCCCAGCgcaagaaggaggaggaggagcgccGTGTCCGCGAGGCCGAGGAGAAGAAGCAGCGCGAGATCGAGGAGAAGCGCATGCGCCTCGAGGAGGCCGAGAAGAAGCGCCAGGCTATGCTGCAGGCCATGAAGGACAAGGACAAGAAGGGCCCCAACTTCACCATTGCCAAGAAGGATGCAGGC ttgGGACTCTCGTCCGCCGCCATGGAACGCAACAAGACTAAGGAACAGTtggaggaggagaagaagaTCTCGCTGTCGTTCCGCATCAAGCCCTTGGCCATCGAAGGATTCGGCGAGTCTAAGCTGCGCGAGAAGGCCCAGGAGCTGTGGGAGCTCATTGTCAAATTGGAAACTGAGAAGTATGACTTGGAAGAAAGGCAGAAACGTCAGGACTACGAT TTGAAAGAGTTGAAGGAAAGACAGAAGCAACAGCTCAGGCACAAAGCCTTGAAGAAGGGTCTCGACCCGGAAGCTTTGACTGGCAAATACCCG CCCAAGATTCAAGTCGCCTCCAAGTATGAGCGACGTGTGGATACCCGCTCATATGACGACAAGAAGAAGCTCTTCGAGGGT GGCTGGGACGCCATCTCCAAGGACTCGAGCGAGAAGATCTGGAACGAGAAGAAGGAGCAATACACCGGCCGTCAAAAAT CCAAACTGCCAAAGTGGTTCGGCGAGCGACCAGGCAAGAAGGCCGGTGAGCCCGAGACACCCGAGGGCGAGGAGGACGCCAAGGCCGATGAGGACATCGTCGAGGATGATGAGGAGGTCGAGGAGGAGGTcgtcgaggaggaggatgaggaggccgaggaggatgaggaggaagaggaggaggaagaggaggaggaagaggaagaggaggaggaagaggaggaggaggaagaagaggaagaggaggaggaggaataG
- the up gene encoding troponin T, skeletal muscle isoform X8 produces the protein MSDDEEYTSEEEEVVEETREETGEGDPEFIKRQDQKRSDLDDQLKEYITEWRKQRSKEEDELKKLKEKQAKRKVTRAEEEQKMAQRKKEEEERRVREAEEKKQREIEEKRMRLEEAEKKRQAMLQAMKDKDKKGPNFTIAKKDAGVLGLSSAAMERNKTKEQLEEEKKISLSFRIKPLAIEGFGESKLREKAQELWELIVKLETEKYDLEERQKRQDYDLKELKERQKQQLRHKALKKGLDPEALTGKYPPKIQVASKYERRVDTRSYDDKKKLFEGGWDAISKDSSEKIWNEKKEQYTGRQKSKLPKWFGERPGKKAGEPETPEGEEDAKADEDIVEDDEEVEEEVVEEEDEEAEEDEEEEEEEEEEEEEEEEEEEEEEEEEEEEEE, from the exons ATGTCCGACGATGAAGAGTACAC ctccgaggaggaggaggttgTCGAGGAGACCCGCGAGGAGAC AGGAGAGGGCGACCCAGAGTTCATCAAGCGTCAGGACCAGAAGCGCTCCGACCTCGATGATCAGCTGAAAGAATACATCACCGAGTGGCGCAAACAGAGATccaaggaggaggatgagcTGAAGAAGCTGAAGGAGAAGCAGGCCAAGCGCAAGGTCACCCGCGCCGAGGAGGAGCAAAAGATGGCCCAGCgcaagaaggaggaggaggagcgccGTGTCCGCGAGGCCGAGGAGAAGAAGCAGCGCGAGATCGAGGAGAAGCGCATGCGCCTCGAGGAGGCCGAGAAGAAGCGCCAGGCTATGCTGCAGGCCATGAAGGACAAGGACAAGAAGGGCCCCAACTTCACCATTGCCAAGAAGGATGCAGGCGTG ttgGGACTCTCGTCCGCCGCCATGGAACGCAACAAGACTAAGGAACAGTtggaggaggagaagaagaTCTCGCTGTCGTTCCGCATCAAGCCCTTGGCCATCGAAGGATTCGGCGAGTCTAAGCTGCGCGAGAAGGCCCAGGAGCTGTGGGAGCTCATTGTCAAATTGGAAACTGAGAAGTATGACTTGGAAGAAAGGCAGAAACGTCAGGACTACGAT TTGAAAGAGTTGAAGGAAAGACAGAAGCAACAGCTCAGGCACAAAGCCTTGAAGAAGGGTCTCGACCCGGAAGCTTTGACTGGCAAATACCCG CCCAAGATTCAAGTCGCCTCCAAGTATGAGCGACGTGTGGATACCCGCTCATATGACGACAAGAAGAAGCTCTTCGAGGGT GGCTGGGACGCCATCTCCAAGGACTCGAGCGAGAAGATCTGGAACGAGAAGAAGGAGCAATACACCGGCCGTCAAAAAT CCAAACTGCCAAAGTGGTTCGGCGAGCGACCAGGCAAGAAGGCCGGTGAGCCCGAGACACCCGAGGGCGAGGAGGACGCCAAGGCCGATGAGGACATCGTCGAGGATGATGAGGAGGTCGAGGAGGAGGTcgtcgaggaggaggatgaggaggccgaggaggatgaggaggaagaggaggaggaagaggaggaggaagaggaagaggaggaggaagaggaggaggaggaagaagaggaagaggaggaggaggaataG
- the up gene encoding troponin T, skeletal muscle isoform X10: protein MSDDEEYTGEGDPEFIKRQDQKRSDLDDQLKEYITEWRKQRSKEEDELKKLKEKQAKRKVTRAEEEQKMAQRKKEEEERRVREAEEKKQREIEEKRMRLEEAEKKRQAMLQAMKDKDKKGPNFTIAKKDAGVLGLSSAAMERNKTKEQLEEEKKISLSFRIKPLAIEGFGESKLREKAQELWELIVKLETEKYDLEERQKRQDYDLKELKERQKQQLRHKALKKGLDPEALTGKYPPKIQVASKYERRVDTRSYDDKKKLFEGGYNTVYAETLEKTWQERQERFTQRTKSKLPKWFGERPGKKAGEPETPEGEEDAKADEDIVEDDEEVEEEVVEEEDEEAEEDEEEEEEEEEEEEEEEEEEEEEEEEEEEEEE, encoded by the exons ATGTCCGACGATGAAGAGTACAC AGGAGAGGGCGACCCAGAGTTCATCAAGCGTCAGGACCAGAAGCGCTCCGACCTCGATGATCAGCTGAAAGAATACATCACCGAGTGGCGCAAACAGAGATccaaggaggaggatgagcTGAAGAAGCTGAAGGAGAAGCAGGCCAAGCGCAAGGTCACCCGCGCCGAGGAGGAGCAAAAGATGGCCCAGCgcaagaaggaggaggaggagcgccGTGTCCGCGAGGCCGAGGAGAAGAAGCAGCGCGAGATCGAGGAGAAGCGCATGCGCCTCGAGGAGGCCGAGAAGAAGCGCCAGGCTATGCTGCAGGCCATGAAGGACAAGGACAAGAAGGGCCCCAACTTCACCATTGCCAAGAAGGATGCAGGCGTG ttgGGACTCTCGTCCGCCGCCATGGAACGCAACAAGACTAAGGAACAGTtggaggaggagaagaagaTCTCGCTGTCGTTCCGCATCAAGCCCTTGGCCATCGAAGGATTCGGCGAGTCTAAGCTGCGCGAGAAGGCCCAGGAGCTGTGGGAGCTCATTGTCAAATTGGAAACTGAGAAGTATGACTTGGAAGAAAGGCAGAAACGTCAGGACTACGAT TTGAAAGAGTTGAAGGAAAGACAGAAGCAACAGCTCAGGCACAAAGCCTTGAAGAAGGGTCTCGACCCGGAAGCTTTGACTGGCAAATACCCG CCCAAGATTCAAGTCGCCTCCAAGTATGAGCGACGTGTGGATACCCGCTCATATGACGACAAGAAGAAGCTCTTCGAGGGT GGCTATAATACGGTCTATGCGGAAACCTTAGAAAAGACCTGGCAAGAAAGACAGGAAAGATTTACTCAGCGCACAAAAT CCAAACTGCCAAAGTGGTTCGGCGAGCGACCAGGCAAGAAGGCCGGTGAGCCCGAGACACCCGAGGGCGAGGAGGACGCCAAGGCCGATGAGGACATCGTCGAGGATGATGAGGAGGTCGAGGAGGAGGTcgtcgaggaggaggatgaggaggccgaggaggatgaggaggaagaggaggaggaagaggaggaggaagaggaagaggaggaggaagaggaggaggaggaagaagaggaagaggaggaggaggaataG
- the up gene encoding troponin T, skeletal muscle isoform X6 translates to MSDDEEYTSSEEEEVVEETREETGEGDPEFIKRQDQKRSDLDDQLKEYITEWRKQRSKEEDELKKLKEKQAKRKVTRAEEEQKMAQRKKEEEERRVREAEEKKQREIEEKRMRLEEAEKKRQAMLQAMKDKDKKGPNFTIAKKDAGVLGLSSAAMERNKTKEQLEEEKKISLSFRIKPLAIEGFGESKLREKAQELWELIVKLETEKYDLEERQKRQDYDLKELKERQKQQLRHKALKKGLDPEALTGKYPPKIQVASKYERRVDTRSYDDKKKLFEGGWDAISKDSSEKIWNEKKEQYTGRQKSKLPKWFGERPGKKAGEPETPEGEEDAKADEDIVEDDEEVEEEVVEEEDEEAEEDEEEEEEEEEEEEEEEEEEEEEEEEEEEEEE, encoded by the exons ATGTCCGACGATGAAGAGTACAC CAgctccgaggaggaggaggttgTCGAGGAGACCCGCGAGGAGAC AGGAGAGGGCGACCCAGAGTTCATCAAGCGTCAGGACCAGAAGCGCTCCGACCTCGATGATCAGCTGAAAGAATACATCACCGAGTGGCGCAAACAGAGATccaaggaggaggatgagcTGAAGAAGCTGAAGGAGAAGCAGGCCAAGCGCAAGGTCACCCGCGCCGAGGAGGAGCAAAAGATGGCCCAGCgcaagaaggaggaggaggagcgccGTGTCCGCGAGGCCGAGGAGAAGAAGCAGCGCGAGATCGAGGAGAAGCGCATGCGCCTCGAGGAGGCCGAGAAGAAGCGCCAGGCTATGCTGCAGGCCATGAAGGACAAGGACAAGAAGGGCCCCAACTTCACCATTGCCAAGAAGGATGCAGGCGTG ttgGGACTCTCGTCCGCCGCCATGGAACGCAACAAGACTAAGGAACAGTtggaggaggagaagaagaTCTCGCTGTCGTTCCGCATCAAGCCCTTGGCCATCGAAGGATTCGGCGAGTCTAAGCTGCGCGAGAAGGCCCAGGAGCTGTGGGAGCTCATTGTCAAATTGGAAACTGAGAAGTATGACTTGGAAGAAAGGCAGAAACGTCAGGACTACGAT TTGAAAGAGTTGAAGGAAAGACAGAAGCAACAGCTCAGGCACAAAGCCTTGAAGAAGGGTCTCGACCCGGAAGCTTTGACTGGCAAATACCCG CCCAAGATTCAAGTCGCCTCCAAGTATGAGCGACGTGTGGATACCCGCTCATATGACGACAAGAAGAAGCTCTTCGAGGGT GGCTGGGACGCCATCTCCAAGGACTCGAGCGAGAAGATCTGGAACGAGAAGAAGGAGCAATACACCGGCCGTCAAAAAT CCAAACTGCCAAAGTGGTTCGGCGAGCGACCAGGCAAGAAGGCCGGTGAGCCCGAGACACCCGAGGGCGAGGAGGACGCCAAGGCCGATGAGGACATCGTCGAGGATGATGAGGAGGTCGAGGAGGAGGTcgtcgaggaggaggatgaggaggccgaggaggatgaggaggaagaggaggaggaagaggaggaggaagaggaagaggaggaggaagaggaggaggaggaagaagaggaagaggaggaggaggaataG
- the up gene encoding troponin T, skeletal muscle isoform X9, giving the protein MSDDEEYTGEGDPEFIKRQDQKRSDLDDQLKEYITEWRKQRSKEEDELKKLKEKQAKRKVTRAEEEQKMAQRKKEEEERRVREAEEKKQREIEEKRMRLEEAEKKRQAMLQAMKDKDKKGPNFTIAKKDAGVLGLSSAAMERNKTKEQLEEEKKISLSFRIKPLAIEGFGESKLREKAQELWELIVKLETEKYDLEERQKRQDYDLKELKERQKQQLRHKALKKGLDPEALTGKYPPKIQVASKYERRVDTRSYDDKKKLFEGGWDAISKDSSEKIWNEKKEQYTGRQKSKLPKWFGERPGKKAGEPETPEGEEDAKADEDIVEDDEEVEEEVVEEEDEEAEEDEEEEEEEEEEEEEEEEEEEEEEEEEEEEEE; this is encoded by the exons ATGTCCGACGATGAAGAGTACAC AGGAGAGGGCGACCCAGAGTTCATCAAGCGTCAGGACCAGAAGCGCTCCGACCTCGATGATCAGCTGAAAGAATACATCACCGAGTGGCGCAAACAGAGATccaaggaggaggatgagcTGAAGAAGCTGAAGGAGAAGCAGGCCAAGCGCAAGGTCACCCGCGCCGAGGAGGAGCAAAAGATGGCCCAGCgcaagaaggaggaggaggagcgccGTGTCCGCGAGGCCGAGGAGAAGAAGCAGCGCGAGATCGAGGAGAAGCGCATGCGCCTCGAGGAGGCCGAGAAGAAGCGCCAGGCTATGCTGCAGGCCATGAAGGACAAGGACAAGAAGGGCCCCAACTTCACCATTGCCAAGAAGGATGCAGGCGTG ttgGGACTCTCGTCCGCCGCCATGGAACGCAACAAGACTAAGGAACAGTtggaggaggagaagaagaTCTCGCTGTCGTTCCGCATCAAGCCCTTGGCCATCGAAGGATTCGGCGAGTCTAAGCTGCGCGAGAAGGCCCAGGAGCTGTGGGAGCTCATTGTCAAATTGGAAACTGAGAAGTATGACTTGGAAGAAAGGCAGAAACGTCAGGACTACGAT TTGAAAGAGTTGAAGGAAAGACAGAAGCAACAGCTCAGGCACAAAGCCTTGAAGAAGGGTCTCGACCCGGAAGCTTTGACTGGCAAATACCCG CCCAAGATTCAAGTCGCCTCCAAGTATGAGCGACGTGTGGATACCCGCTCATATGACGACAAGAAGAAGCTCTTCGAGGGT GGCTGGGACGCCATCTCCAAGGACTCGAGCGAGAAGATCTGGAACGAGAAGAAGGAGCAATACACCGGCCGTCAAAAAT CCAAACTGCCAAAGTGGTTCGGCGAGCGACCAGGCAAGAAGGCCGGTGAGCCCGAGACACCCGAGGGCGAGGAGGACGCCAAGGCCGATGAGGACATCGTCGAGGATGATGAGGAGGTCGAGGAGGAGGTcgtcgaggaggaggatgaggaggccgaggaggatgaggaggaagaggaggaggaagaggaggaggaagaggaagaggaggaggaagaggaggaggaggaagaagaggaagaggaggaggaggaataG
- the up gene encoding troponin T, skeletal muscle isoform X2, producing the protein MSDDEEYTSSEEEEVVEETREETKPPQTPAEGEGDPEFIKRQDQKRSDLDDQLKEYITEWRKQRSKEEDELKKLKEKQAKRKVTRAEEEQKMAQRKKEEEERRVREAEEKKQREIEEKRMRLEEAEKKRQAMLQAMKDKDKKGPNFTIAKKDAGVLGLSSAAMERNKTKEQLEEEKKISLSFRIKPLAIEGFGESKLREKAQELWELIVKLETEKYDLEERQKRQDYDLKELKERQKQQLRHKALKKGLDPEALTGKYPPKIQVASKYERRVDTRSYDDKKKLFEGGYNTVYAETLEKTWQERQERFTQRTKSKLPKWFGERPGKKAGEPETPEGEEDAKADEDIVEDDEEVEEEVVEEEDEEAEEDEEEEEEEEEEEEEEEEEEEEEEEEEEEEEE; encoded by the exons ATGTCCGACGATGAAGAGTACAC CAgctccgaggaggaggaggttgTCGAGGAGACCCGCGAGGAGAC AAAACCACCTCAGACACCAGCCGA AGGAGAGGGCGACCCAGAGTTCATCAAGCGTCAGGACCAGAAGCGCTCCGACCTCGATGATCAGCTGAAAGAATACATCACCGAGTGGCGCAAACAGAGATccaaggaggaggatgagcTGAAGAAGCTGAAGGAGAAGCAGGCCAAGCGCAAGGTCACCCGCGCCGAGGAGGAGCAAAAGATGGCCCAGCgcaagaaggaggaggaggagcgccGTGTCCGCGAGGCCGAGGAGAAGAAGCAGCGCGAGATCGAGGAGAAGCGCATGCGCCTCGAGGAGGCCGAGAAGAAGCGCCAGGCTATGCTGCAGGCCATGAAGGACAAGGACAAGAAGGGCCCCAACTTCACCATTGCCAAGAAGGATGCAGGCGTG ttgGGACTCTCGTCCGCCGCCATGGAACGCAACAAGACTAAGGAACAGTtggaggaggagaagaagaTCTCGCTGTCGTTCCGCATCAAGCCCTTGGCCATCGAAGGATTCGGCGAGTCTAAGCTGCGCGAGAAGGCCCAGGAGCTGTGGGAGCTCATTGTCAAATTGGAAACTGAGAAGTATGACTTGGAAGAAAGGCAGAAACGTCAGGACTACGAT TTGAAAGAGTTGAAGGAAAGACAGAAGCAACAGCTCAGGCACAAAGCCTTGAAGAAGGGTCTCGACCCGGAAGCTTTGACTGGCAAATACCCG CCCAAGATTCAAGTCGCCTCCAAGTATGAGCGACGTGTGGATACCCGCTCATATGACGACAAGAAGAAGCTCTTCGAGGGT GGCTATAATACGGTCTATGCGGAAACCTTAGAAAAGACCTGGCAAGAAAGACAGGAAAGATTTACTCAGCGCACAAAAT CCAAACTGCCAAAGTGGTTCGGCGAGCGACCAGGCAAGAAGGCCGGTGAGCCCGAGACACCCGAGGGCGAGGAGGACGCCAAGGCCGATGAGGACATCGTCGAGGATGATGAGGAGGTCGAGGAGGAGGTcgtcgaggaggaggatgaggaggccgaggaggatgaggaggaagaggaggaggaagaggaggaggaagaggaagaggaggaggaagaggaggaggaggaagaagaggaagaggaggaggaggaataG